One stretch of Planococcus sp. PAMC 21323 DNA includes these proteins:
- the opp4B gene encoding oligopeptide ABC transporter permease, protein MWKLIVRRTLITIPQIIVLSLLVFILAQAMPGDALTGLIDPSIDPATIEAMRERLGLNNPWYVQYIDWIKGVVQGDFGQSFRFKMPVADLIGARMINTLWLSLATLILTYLIAIPLGIISGRFNDTWLDRAITGYTYIGFAAPLFIFALVMLFIFGFQLSWFPTSGSVTPGTTPGTFEYFISKINHLLLPALSMALITTVSTVQYLRSEIIDTKQKDFIVTARAKGASESRVYNRHVLRNSLLPIAAFFGYEITGLIGGTIFIESIFGYPGMGELFLSSISLRDYSVMTALVLLFGLAAIIGALLSDIILSLVDPRIRIK, encoded by the coding sequence ATGTGGAAATTAATTGTTCGGAGAACACTTATCACCATCCCGCAAATTATTGTCTTAAGTCTGTTAGTATTCATTTTAGCTCAGGCTATGCCTGGTGATGCATTAACTGGATTAATTGATCCAAGTATTGATCCGGCTACAATCGAGGCAATGAGAGAACGTCTTGGATTGAACAATCCTTGGTATGTACAGTACATAGACTGGATTAAAGGCGTTGTACAAGGAGATTTTGGGCAATCATTCCGTTTTAAAATGCCAGTAGCTGATTTAATCGGAGCCCGAATGATCAATACGCTATGGTTATCTTTAGCAACATTAATTTTAACGTATTTAATCGCAATTCCACTTGGGATTATTAGTGGCCGGTTTAATGATACTTGGTTAGACCGTGCAATTACGGGTTATACGTATATTGGATTTGCAGCACCATTATTTATTTTTGCATTAGTTATGTTATTTATTTTCGGCTTCCAATTAAGCTGGTTCCCAACTAGCGGTAGTGTCACACCTGGTACTACACCAGGAACATTCGAATATTTTATCAGCAAAATAAATCATTTATTATTGCCAGCTTTATCGATGGCATTGATTACCACTGTTTCGACAGTTCAGTATTTGAGAAGTGAGATTATTGATACAAAGCAAAAAGATTTTATCGTAACAGCTCGAGCGAAAGGTGCATCCGAATCACGTGTCTATAATCGTCACGTATTAAGAAATTCCCTGCTTCCAATCGCGGCGTTCTTTGGATACGAAATAACTGGATTGATTGGTGGAACGATATTCATAGAGAGTATCTTTGGTTATCCAGGGATGGGAGAGTTATTCCTTTCTTCAATCAGTTTGCGTGATTACAGTGTAATGACAGCGCTTGTACTTTTGTTTGGACTTGCCGCAATCATAGGAGCGTTGTTATCAGATATTATCTTGAGTTTAGTAGATCCACGTATTCGAATTAAATAA